Proteins encoded by one window of Brienomyrus brachyistius isolate T26 chromosome 1, BBRACH_0.4, whole genome shotgun sequence:
- the LOC125705427 gene encoding uncharacterized protein LOC125705427 isoform X3, protein MVYNQNFLRKFQNQVQLMKKRKKKIKVMDFTDKRMPAYDVYVQDLSKDTEFLLFECYRLRNVHVIKDITVQEILQQEFTVIFTFEDIKFVAYVCYMGNWKCEMDFGLLQLDLGRQCAKILPSAILRKNGPPSKMGGIHIICHPDGGGVDTSSIFEERKCLVIYPNDLQLMTRELRYIPCSFNRSLGYIIVEKTCLFTNRASRTAVSVTEDLWHSTSKNWQSFPHCAAVCCIYVKDHSTATGFLLFDRYILTNAHVINGSINNGVLTRKVFVKFMKGGTYSLTLNVKRKVVAYVCNAENWQWERDFALLELDLRDQEAQILPPALLSTYGPPSEMGRIAIIGHPGGGGKKIAEISIIEANLQGTSLRYYTTMTHGSSGSPIIGDNLHLLGMHTGGNELGNGSAIGFGIFMRFILENLLGNLIQQMKKQMQEQILTDDEPLLKFIFEAMKGEHTIGLIAEFIWRMLGEQDVQCVLSTVITNAKTCSGFQNLLTLLCSMGQIDTNKLTILQDYLIEDMEVD, encoded by the coding sequence TTTCAAAATCAAGTCCAGCTGAtgaagaaaaggaaaaagaagatcaaAGTAATGGACTTCACTGACAAGAGGATGCCAGCATATGACGTTTATGTTCAGGATCTTTCGAAAGATACAGAATTCTTGCTGTTTGAGTGTTATAGGTTAAGAAATGTACATGTTATTAAGGATATTACTGTTCAAGAAATTTTACAGCAGGAGTTTACTGTCATATTTACCTTCGAAGACATTAAGTTTGTTGCTTACGTGTGTTATATGGGTAATTGGAAATGCGAGATGGATTTTGGCTTACTGCAGCTGGATCTAGGCAGACAATGTGCTAAGATTCTACCTTCTGCTATTTTAAGGAAAAATGGACCACCCTCCAAGATGGGAGGGATCCACATTATTTGTCATCCTGATGGGGGGGGTGTTGATACAAGTTCCATTTTTGAAGAAAGAAAGTGCCTCGTTATATATCCCAATGATCTCCAGTTGATGACTCGAGAATTGAGGTATATACCATGTTCCTTTAATAGGTCTTTGGGCTACATAATCGTTGAGAAAACTTGCCTGTTCACAAACAGAGCATCGCGCACTGCAGTCTCTGTCACTGAAGACCTTTGGCATTCTACGTCTAAGAACTGGCAAAGCTTTCCACACTGTGCTGCAGTTTGTTGCATTTATGTTAAGGACCACTCGACAGCTACAGGCTTCTTGCTGTTTGATCGTTATATCCTAACAAATGCACACGTCATTAACGGTAGCATTAACAATGGAGTTTTAACACGGAAGGTTTTTGTGAAATTTATGAAGGGTGGAACATACTCCCTCACTTTAAACGTAAAACGAAAGGTTGTTGCTTATGTGTGTAATGCAGAAAATTGGCAATGGGAGAGGGATTTTGCTTTACTGGAGCTGGATCTGCGAGACCAAGAGGCTCAGATACTACCTCCTGCTCTTCTAAGTACATATGGACCTCCCTCAGAGATGGGACGGATCGCCATTATCGGGCACCCTGGTGGTGGGGGAAAAAAGATTGCTGAAATTTCCATCATTGAAGCAAACCTTCAGGGTACATCATTGCGTTATTATACAACTATGACTCATGGGTCTTCGGGCTCCCCAATCATTGGGGATAATTTACATTTGCTAGGCATGCACACTGGTGGCAATGAATTAGGTAACGGAAGTGCGATTGGGTTTGGCATTTTCATGAGGTTCATATTAGAGAATTTGCTCGGGAATTTGATCCagcagatgaagaaacagatgcaGGAACAGATTTTAACAGATGATGAACCTCTGTTAAAATTTATCTTTGAAGCAATGAAGGGTGAACATACAATTGGGCTCATTGCTGAATTTATCTGGCGTATGTTAGGGGAGCAAGATGTTCAGTGTGTTTTATCAACCGTCATCACAAATGCGAAGACGTGTAGTGGATTCCAAAATCTGCTTACCCTTCTTTGTAGTATGGGGCAAATAGATACCAATAAACTGACAATCTTACAAGATTATCTCATTGAGGATATGGAAGTTGACTGA
- the LOC125705427 gene encoding uncharacterized protein LOC125705427 isoform X4, giving the protein MKKRKKKIKVMDFTDKRMPAYDVYVQDLSKDTEFLLFECYRLRNVHVIKDITVQEILQQEFTVIFTFEDIKFVAYVCYMGNWKCEMDFGLLQLDLGRQCAKILPSAILRKNGPPSKMGGIHIICHPDGGGVDTSSIFEERKCLVIYPNDLQLMTRELRYIPCSFNRSLGYIIVEKTCLFTNRASRTAVSVTEDLWHSTSKNWQSFPHCAAVCCIYVKDHSTATGFLLFDRYILTNAHVINGSINNGVLTRKVFVKFMKGGTYSLTLNVKRKVVAYVCNAENWQWERDFALLELDLRDQEAQILPPALLSTYGPPSEMGRIAIIGHPGGGGKKIAEISIIEANLQGTSLRYYTTMTHGSSGSPIIGDNLHLLGMHTGGNELGNGSAIGFGIFMRFILENLLGNLIQQMKKQMQEQILTDDEPLLKFIFEAMKGEHTIGLIAEFIWRMLGEQDVQCVLSTVITNAKTCSGFQNLLTLLCSMGQIDTNKLTILQDYLIEDMEVD; this is encoded by the coding sequence AtgaagaaaaggaaaaagaagatcaaAGTAATGGACTTCACTGACAAGAGGATGCCAGCATATGACGTTTATGTTCAGGATCTTTCGAAAGATACAGAATTCTTGCTGTTTGAGTGTTATAGGTTAAGAAATGTACATGTTATTAAGGATATTACTGTTCAAGAAATTTTACAGCAGGAGTTTACTGTCATATTTACCTTCGAAGACATTAAGTTTGTTGCTTACGTGTGTTATATGGGTAATTGGAAATGCGAGATGGATTTTGGCTTACTGCAGCTGGATCTAGGCAGACAATGTGCTAAGATTCTACCTTCTGCTATTTTAAGGAAAAATGGACCACCCTCCAAGATGGGAGGGATCCACATTATTTGTCATCCTGATGGGGGGGGTGTTGATACAAGTTCCATTTTTGAAGAAAGAAAGTGCCTCGTTATATATCCCAATGATCTCCAGTTGATGACTCGAGAATTGAGGTATATACCATGTTCCTTTAATAGGTCTTTGGGCTACATAATCGTTGAGAAAACTTGCCTGTTCACAAACAGAGCATCGCGCACTGCAGTCTCTGTCACTGAAGACCTTTGGCATTCTACGTCTAAGAACTGGCAAAGCTTTCCACACTGTGCTGCAGTTTGTTGCATTTATGTTAAGGACCACTCGACAGCTACAGGCTTCTTGCTGTTTGATCGTTATATCCTAACAAATGCACACGTCATTAACGGTAGCATTAACAATGGAGTTTTAACACGGAAGGTTTTTGTGAAATTTATGAAGGGTGGAACATACTCCCTCACTTTAAACGTAAAACGAAAGGTTGTTGCTTATGTGTGTAATGCAGAAAATTGGCAATGGGAGAGGGATTTTGCTTTACTGGAGCTGGATCTGCGAGACCAAGAGGCTCAGATACTACCTCCTGCTCTTCTAAGTACATATGGACCTCCCTCAGAGATGGGACGGATCGCCATTATCGGGCACCCTGGTGGTGGGGGAAAAAAGATTGCTGAAATTTCCATCATTGAAGCAAACCTTCAGGGTACATCATTGCGTTATTATACAACTATGACTCATGGGTCTTCGGGCTCCCCAATCATTGGGGATAATTTACATTTGCTAGGCATGCACACTGGTGGCAATGAATTAGGTAACGGAAGTGCGATTGGGTTTGGCATTTTCATGAGGTTCATATTAGAGAATTTGCTCGGGAATTTGATCCagcagatgaagaaacagatgcaGGAACAGATTTTAACAGATGATGAACCTCTGTTAAAATTTATCTTTGAAGCAATGAAGGGTGAACATACAATTGGGCTCATTGCTGAATTTATCTGGCGTATGTTAGGGGAGCAAGATGTTCAGTGTGTTTTATCAACCGTCATCACAAATGCGAAGACGTGTAGTGGATTCCAAAATCTGCTTACCCTTCTTTGTAGTATGGGGCAAATAGATACCAATAAACTGACAATCTTACAAGATTATCTCATTGAGGATATGGAAGTTGACTGA